A genomic region of Methanosarcina thermophila TM-1 contains the following coding sequences:
- the sppA gene encoding signal peptide peptidase SppA, whose product MNSDPSPQSKKHNLMPYVLVVLALIAVIMVSIAVISFSLGAGGDLRNSEKVAVIYVQGTILSGNVPTGLGYATSEEISENIRRAVADSGVKAIVLRINSSGGSPAAAQEIAGEIEKARAKGVPVVVSMGDLATSAAYYISASTDYIIANPSTNTGSIGVVWVFQNKSASYEEEGIEHYIAKSGELKDMGSNWRGLTDEEKEYADAVVMESYEDFITEVSEGRNMSRSEVKEIADGRIYTGARAKELGLVDGFGNLYDAIDKAAELGGIEGEPKVEYMNRVSLSRLLLGSGSGGSNETVGQFVSYFEESPYGRVLA is encoded by the coding sequence ATGAATTCCGATCCATCTCCACAGAGTAAAAAACATAATTTGATGCCCTACGTGCTGGTAGTACTGGCTCTGATTGCTGTTATAATGGTAAGTATTGCGGTTATTTCCTTCAGTCTCGGTGCTGGGGGAGATCTGCGGAATTCTGAAAAAGTAGCTGTTATTTACGTTCAGGGTACCATACTTTCCGGAAACGTTCCTACAGGGCTTGGCTATGCTACTTCTGAAGAGATTTCCGAAAATATCCGCAGGGCTGTTGCAGACAGTGGAGTCAAGGCAATTGTGCTCCGGATTAACAGTTCAGGGGGATCTCCTGCAGCAGCACAGGAAATTGCAGGAGAAATTGAGAAAGCCAGGGCAAAGGGAGTCCCTGTTGTTGTGTCAATGGGAGATCTTGCAACCAGTGCTGCATATTACATCTCTGCATCGACTGATTATATTATTGCAAACCCTTCAACGAATACCGGGTCTATTGGAGTGGTCTGGGTCTTCCAGAATAAGTCTGCCTCTTATGAAGAAGAAGGTATAGAACATTATATTGCAAAGTCCGGAGAATTAAAGGACATGGGAAGCAACTGGAGAGGGCTTACTGATGAGGAAAAGGAATATGCTGATGCCGTGGTAATGGAAAGCTATGAAGATTTCATAACCGAGGTTTCAGAAGGACGCAACATGTCCCGGAGTGAAGTAAAAGAGATTGCTGATGGCCGAATATACACCGGAGCTAGGGCAAAGGAACTTGGGCTTGTAGATGGATTCGGAAACCTTTATGATGCGATTGACAAAGCTGCGGAACTAGGAGGAATTGAAGGGGAACCTAAAGTTGAATATATGAACAGGGTAAGTCTCTCAAGACTGCTTCTGGGTTCGGGTTCAGGAGGATCTAACGAAACGGTCGGGCAGTTTGTCAGTTACTTTGAAGAAAGTCCATATGGAAGAGTCCTTGCATGA